A genomic stretch from Edaphobacter aggregans includes:
- a CDS encoding IclR family transcriptional regulator — MFVYTFELHFVIFGGMRSSTPRTLAAKPETKRYYPTPALEKGLDILELFAGTPEGLTVSEVARRLNRTMSEIFRMLLCLEQRGYLAQSANKDRYHLTLRLFRLGQEHPPTKRMVTEALPIMHWLAHELRQSCHLGVLDGGHVVILAQVDSPESTGFYVKVGSKVDLMHAATGHVILAHQSEDVRERAIQEWSQEAKKKKPADLDDHLAKIRVRGYERRASYEVTGVMNISFPVLNSQGTAVAGLTVPYVKRIEDTIGVQEVAAALRKASQQISEALGALPPLEDQSTPKKRVAKAKK; from the coding sequence ATGTTTGTTTACACGTTTGAGCTGCATTTTGTTATTTTTGGGGGGATGCGATCTTCTACTCCTCGAACGCTGGCGGCTAAACCAGAGACTAAGCGATACTACCCGACTCCCGCGCTGGAGAAGGGGCTGGATATTCTGGAGCTGTTTGCCGGTACACCTGAAGGCCTTACGGTTAGCGAGGTTGCGCGACGGCTGAATCGGACGATGTCGGAGATCTTCCGCATGCTGCTGTGCCTGGAGCAGCGGGGATACCTTGCCCAGTCCGCCAATAAGGACCGCTACCATTTGACGCTGCGACTCTTCCGGCTGGGGCAGGAGCATCCGCCGACAAAGCGCATGGTCACGGAGGCACTGCCAATCATGCACTGGCTGGCACATGAGCTGCGGCAGTCGTGCCATCTGGGTGTGCTGGACGGCGGCCATGTGGTGATTCTGGCGCAGGTCGATTCGCCTGAGTCCACGGGGTTTTATGTGAAGGTGGGGTCGAAGGTTGACCTGATGCATGCCGCGACCGGCCACGTGATTCTGGCTCACCAGTCCGAGGATGTGCGTGAGCGGGCCATCCAGGAGTGGTCGCAGGAAGCGAAGAAGAAGAAGCCGGCTGATCTGGATGATCATCTGGCGAAGATTCGCGTGCGCGGATACGAGCGGCGCGCCAGCTATGAGGTGACCGGCGTGATGAATATCAGCTTCCCTGTTCTGAACTCGCAGGGGACTGCCGTCGCTGGCCTGACGGTTCCTTATGTGAAGCGCATTGAGGACACCATTGGCGTGCAGGAGGTGGCCGCTGCGCTGCGGAAGGCGAGTCAGCAGATCTCGGAGGCTCTGGGCGCGCTGCCGCCGCTTGAAGATCAATCGACGCCAAAGAAGCGTGTGGCGAAGGCCAAAAAATAG
- a CDS encoding MFS transporter, whose product MPPPPHPVPRRRWRIAWLLGLGVLVNYFDRVNLSVSHQALNETFGISAVTFGYLSGAYNWTYAVCQPPVGVLLDRLGIRRVGRASTLLWSAASFAAALTPSIKGFFAARFLLGIGEAPTFPANAKAIGQWFPANERSFPTSIFDSAAKFASGIGVPLLGVLLLKVGWRWSFAATGIISFLYFLLFWKIYRDPAEDTQLSEPERAYISEPTDAPLEEKSDPLPLPYLLGRRKVIGLALGFGSYNYVFYLLLTWLPSYLYSALHIDLLHSFLFTGVPWLFATATDLIIGGWLVDELIRRGWNANRVRKTTLIVGTACGLGILGAAHAHTPARALIWISISIGGLSAASPVGWTIPSLIVPRSSVGSVGGIINFSNQLSGIAAPIVTGYLVAAHQSFALAFGVSAIYLLIGIAGYIFLLGKIERCV is encoded by the coding sequence CTGCCCCCTCCACCGCATCCAGTCCCACGACGCCGCTGGCGCATCGCCTGGCTGCTTGGCCTTGGCGTCCTGGTCAACTACTTCGACCGCGTCAATCTCTCCGTCTCCCATCAAGCCCTCAACGAGACCTTTGGCATCTCCGCGGTCACCTTCGGCTATCTCTCCGGCGCCTATAACTGGACTTACGCAGTCTGTCAGCCACCCGTTGGCGTCCTTCTCGACCGGCTCGGCATCCGTCGCGTCGGTCGCGCCAGTACGCTGCTGTGGAGCGCCGCCAGCTTCGCCGCAGCCCTCACGCCCAGCATCAAAGGATTCTTCGCCGCTCGCTTCCTCCTCGGCATCGGCGAAGCTCCGACCTTCCCCGCCAACGCTAAAGCCATCGGCCAATGGTTCCCCGCAAACGAGCGCAGTTTCCCCACCTCCATCTTCGACTCCGCCGCCAAATTTGCCTCGGGCATCGGCGTCCCCCTCCTCGGCGTTCTGCTGCTCAAAGTCGGCTGGCGCTGGAGCTTCGCCGCCACGGGAATCATCAGCTTCCTTTACTTCCTTCTCTTCTGGAAGATCTACCGCGACCCCGCCGAAGACACGCAACTCAGCGAACCCGAGCGCGCCTACATCTCCGAACCCACCGACGCTCCGCTCGAAGAAAAATCCGATCCCCTCCCCCTGCCTTATCTCCTCGGACGGCGCAAGGTGATTGGCCTCGCCCTGGGCTTCGGCTCCTACAACTACGTGTTTTATCTGCTACTTACTTGGCTCCCGAGCTACCTCTACTCTGCCCTCCACATCGATCTCCTGCACTCCTTCCTCTTCACCGGAGTCCCCTGGCTCTTCGCCACCGCAACCGATCTCATCATTGGAGGCTGGCTGGTTGACGAACTCATCCGCCGCGGCTGGAACGCCAACCGCGTCCGCAAGACCACCCTCATCGTCGGGACCGCCTGCGGTCTGGGCATCCTCGGCGCCGCCCACGCCCACACCCCGGCCCGAGCGCTCATCTGGATCAGCATCTCAATCGGCGGCCTCTCCGCAGCCTCACCCGTAGGCTGGACGATCCCATCCCTCATCGTGCCGCGCAGCAGCGTGGGAAGCGTAGGCGGCATCATCAACTTCTCCAACCAGCTCTCCGGCATCGCGGCCCCCATCGTCACCGGATATCTCGTCGCGGCCCATCAATCCTTCGCTTTGGCCTTCGGCGTCTCAGCGATCTACCTGCTCATCGGCATCGCCGGCTACATCTTCCTCCTGGGCAAAATCGAACGGTGCGTGTAG
- a CDS encoding valine--tRNA ligase — MSHELPKAYDPSVIEERWAAYWVREHLFDVPTPEDTDGGTKKFTMLLPPPNVTGRLHMGHMLNQTEMDILTRWHRMLGEVSLWVPGTDHAGIATQMMVERQLASEGTNRQELGRAAFVERVWKWKCLYGGAILDQMKRLGASVDWSREYFTMDDRLSVAVKEAFVRLHEQGLIYRGAYIVNWDPSAQTAVSDLEVEHEERVGKIYHIRYPLADGSGSIVIATTRPETMLGDTAVAVNPTDERYLAVQGKLVRLPLSGVNGGPDREIPILADDWAKPEFGTGAVKVTPAHDPNDFAIGQRHDLPNVAILDETAHVLLPGSPYHGLDRYEARERIVADLEALGLLVAVKEHTLSIGLSQRTGVVIEPRLSQQWFVKIQPLADKAIEAVDKGYIKFTPDQYRKTYDEWMRNIHDWCISRQLWWGHRIPAWHCASCAKITVARDTPEECEYCGSASITQETDVLDTWFSSGLLPFTVFGWPHQTPDLAAFYPTDLLVTGFDILFFWVARMIMLGCHFMLDVPMPDGSPRTLAEAVPFREVYIHALVRDADRQKMSKTKGNVIDPIDIVQRFGTDAVRFTLASMASPGTDIAFSEARTEGYRAFANKIWNAARFLFMNIDRAQEAGYKVSMRDSGVVPELPAETPLETRWIMARLSAVCGEVDRALAAYRFDEAANAIYQFFWGEFCDWYLELVKLRLEFGEATPKNEVTAITLASLVGVFESALRLLSPFMPFLTEEIWHALYDNAVPAKSIALTRYPQAGDFPADAASVSAMTTLQELIVTVRALRKELGVPEKEAAPILLHADNRVIALADANADMLARMARVQSVAFSGEPLTGANARSTAGFDVAVLYERQIDVAAERERLTKDLAKFERGLAAADKQLNNEAFMAKAPAHIVEGLRKQYAETKLLYDKTRAALDDLPPE; from the coding sequence ATGAGCCACGAACTACCAAAAGCATACGATCCGTCCGTCATTGAAGAGCGCTGGGCCGCCTACTGGGTCCGCGAACACCTGTTCGACGTCCCCACGCCCGAAGATACGGATGGCGGGACGAAGAAGTTCACCATGCTGCTGCCACCCCCCAATGTGACGGGACGGCTGCACATGGGCCACATGCTCAATCAGACCGAGATGGATATCCTGACGCGCTGGCACAGAATGCTCGGCGAGGTATCGCTTTGGGTCCCGGGCACCGACCACGCGGGCATTGCTACGCAGATGATGGTCGAGCGGCAACTTGCGAGTGAGGGTACGAATCGGCAGGAGCTTGGACGCGCCGCTTTTGTTGAACGCGTTTGGAAGTGGAAGTGTTTGTATGGGGGGGCCATCCTTGACCAGATGAAGCGGCTGGGGGCCAGCGTCGACTGGAGCCGTGAGTACTTCACCATGGATGACCGGCTCAGCGTGGCCGTGAAGGAGGCCTTTGTCCGGCTGCATGAGCAGGGGCTGATCTATCGCGGGGCGTACATCGTCAACTGGGACCCCAGCGCGCAGACTGCCGTCTCGGACTTGGAGGTCGAGCACGAGGAGCGCGTCGGCAAGATCTATCACATACGCTATCCGCTGGCGGATGGCTCAGGCTCGATCGTTATCGCGACGACTCGTCCAGAGACGATGCTGGGAGATACGGCTGTTGCCGTGAATCCCACCGATGAGCGCTACCTCGCAGTGCAGGGCAAGCTTGTGCGGCTGCCGCTGAGCGGCGTCAACGGCGGGCCGGATCGCGAGATTCCGATCCTGGCCGACGACTGGGCTAAGCCTGAGTTCGGCACCGGCGCAGTGAAGGTTACGCCAGCGCATGATCCGAATGACTTCGCGATTGGACAACGGCATGATCTTCCCAACGTTGCGATCCTCGATGAGACGGCCCATGTGCTGCTGCCGGGCTCTCCGTATCATGGCCTCGACCGGTATGAGGCTCGTGAGCGCATCGTTGCCGACCTTGAGGCGCTTGGACTGCTTGTTGCGGTCAAGGAGCACACGCTCTCCATCGGCCTTAGCCAGCGGACAGGCGTGGTCATCGAACCGCGGCTCTCGCAACAGTGGTTCGTGAAGATTCAACCGCTCGCCGATAAGGCCATCGAGGCGGTCGACAAGGGCTACATCAAGTTCACTCCCGATCAATACCGTAAGACCTACGACGAGTGGATGCGCAACATCCATGACTGGTGCATCTCACGGCAGCTCTGGTGGGGGCACCGGATCCCTGCGTGGCATTGTGCTTCGTGCGCCAAGATTACGGTGGCGCGCGATACTCCGGAGGAGTGCGAGTATTGTGGCTCGGCCAGCATCACGCAGGAGACCGATGTTCTGGATACGTGGTTCTCCTCGGGGCTGCTTCCCTTCACCGTCTTCGGCTGGCCGCATCAGACGCCGGATCTCGCTGCGTTCTATCCGACCGATCTGCTCGTCACGGGCTTCGACATCCTGTTCTTCTGGGTCGCCCGCATGATCATGCTCGGTTGTCACTTCATGCTCGACGTCCCTATGCCTGATGGCTCACCGCGAACGCTTGCCGAAGCTGTGCCGTTCCGCGAGGTCTATATTCACGCTCTAGTGCGCGATGCCGACCGGCAGAAGATGTCGAAGACCAAGGGCAACGTGATCGATCCGATTGATATCGTTCAGCGCTTTGGCACGGATGCTGTGCGGTTCACGCTGGCGAGTATGGCCTCGCCGGGGACCGATATTGCGTTCAGTGAAGCGCGGACTGAAGGCTACCGTGCGTTTGCGAACAAAATCTGGAACGCTGCCCGGTTTCTCTTCATGAACATCGACCGCGCGCAGGAGGCTGGGTACAAGGTATCCATGCGCGACAGCGGAGTGGTGCCGGAGTTGCCGGCCGAGACTCCGCTGGAGACGCGGTGGATCATGGCTCGCCTCAGTGCAGTTTGCGGCGAGGTGGACCGTGCTCTTGCGGCTTACCGCTTCGATGAAGCTGCCAATGCGATCTACCAGTTCTTCTGGGGCGAGTTCTGCGACTGGTATCTCGAGTTGGTGAAGCTGCGGCTCGAGTTTGGCGAAGCTACTCCTAAGAACGAGGTAACTGCGATCACGCTGGCCTCGCTCGTAGGGGTGTTCGAGAGCGCGCTTCGGCTGCTGAGCCCCTTCATGCCCTTCCTGACCGAGGAGATCTGGCATGCGCTCTACGACAACGCTGTTCCGGCGAAGTCGATTGCGCTGACTCGTTATCCTCAGGCTGGCGACTTCCCTGCCGATGCTGCATCCGTCAGTGCGATGACGACGCTGCAGGAGTTGATCGTAACCGTCCGGGCGCTACGCAAGGAGCTCGGCGTGCCCGAGAAGGAAGCGGCGCCGATCCTGCTGCATGCCGACAATCGTGTTATCGCTCTGGCCGACGCCAATGCCGACATGCTCGCTCGGATGGCCCGGGTTCAGTCGGTCGCTTTTTCAGGCGAGCCGCTGACGGGCGCAAATGCGCGTTCCACCGCTGGCTTCGACGTCGCCGTTCTGTACGAGCGCCAGATCGATGTCGCCGCCGAACGCGAACGGCTGACCAAGGACCTTGCCAAGTTTGAGAGAGGACTTGCCGCTGCGGATAAACAGTTAAATAACGAGGCCTTTATGGCTAAGGCTCCGGCGCACATCGTTGAAGGGCTCCGGAAGCAGTATGCCGAAACCAAGCTTCTATATGACAAGACGAGGGCAGCTCTGGATGATTTGCCACCAGAGTAA
- a CDS encoding outer membrane protein assembly factor BamD — translation MSERSFFPSLKAGVVAGLTVASLLAFSAAAVAQATDSSQAAAAPASQSQDVTLTNPTKSSKKENKVVPSKDTKQQMRKEKKLDAQTADDAKLPDRQLYDKALDATKKGHFDVARLTLQTLLNTYPDSQYQMKAKLAIADSWYREGGTAALTQAESEYKDFITFFPNAPEAAEAQMRVGDIYFRQLDKPDRDYSKAVHAQEEYRLMLQQFPESTLVPQAKQRLREVQEVLATRESDIASYYASRENWPATIARYQTVVDTYPLFSHMDDVLVGLGDSYEAEARFIRNMKLPEDAKARLEKIYDERAADAYRKVVLEHSASAHVEDARDRLAAMNLPIPNPTPEQAAASAALENSRRQYALKDRAKLLILRQPDVVMAARDGEPPLADPKPTLAPQITKQLTQDFNSAMNPGAAPAPDAAKPVTTDTPTAAASESPSTPAAPLQLQEVPAAPTGSTSSAVVMTNVPGATTAPAAASGSSNSMGIEIVSPSAKPASSDNGGLKAVGPTNTTAIPAIEKPAVAPDQVNDVPAGSQPAAQAAGAKKTNPSFDKSEESSSKHKKKKGLSKLNPF, via the coding sequence ATGAGTGAACGTTCCTTCTTCCCAAGTCTCAAGGCCGGTGTCGTAGCCGGACTTACCGTCGCAAGTCTTCTGGCCTTCTCCGCAGCCGCAGTCGCACAGGCGACCGATTCGTCCCAGGCTGCGGCAGCTCCTGCCAGCCAGAGTCAGGACGTCACCCTTACGAACCCGACCAAGTCCTCGAAGAAGGAAAACAAGGTCGTTCCGTCCAAGGACACCAAGCAGCAAATGCGCAAGGAGAAGAAGCTAGACGCGCAGACTGCCGACGATGCCAAGTTGCCGGACCGCCAACTCTACGACAAGGCGCTCGACGCCACGAAGAAGGGTCACTTCGACGTTGCCCGTCTCACGCTTCAAACGCTGCTCAATACTTATCCGGATTCGCAGTATCAGATGAAAGCCAAGCTTGCCATCGCTGACAGCTGGTATCGCGAGGGAGGCACGGCGGCGCTGACCCAAGCCGAAAGCGAATATAAAGACTTCATCACCTTCTTCCCCAATGCACCTGAGGCTGCTGAGGCTCAGATGCGTGTCGGTGACATCTACTTCCGTCAGCTGGACAAGCCAGACCGCGACTACTCTAAGGCCGTCCACGCGCAGGAAGAATACCGATTAATGCTCCAGCAGTTTCCGGAGTCGACGCTCGTGCCGCAGGCCAAACAGCGACTTCGCGAGGTTCAGGAGGTTCTTGCCACCCGTGAGTCTGATATCGCCTCCTATTACGCCTCGCGTGAGAATTGGCCAGCCACCATCGCTCGTTATCAGACCGTGGTGGATACTTATCCCCTGTTTAGCCACATGGATGATGTTCTGGTGGGACTGGGCGACTCCTATGAGGCCGAAGCCCGGTTTATCCGCAACATGAAGCTTCCTGAGGATGCAAAAGCAAGGCTCGAAAAAATTTATGACGAGCGAGCTGCTGATGCCTATCGCAAAGTGGTTCTTGAGCATTCAGCGTCAGCACACGTTGAGGATGCGCGAGACCGTCTGGCCGCGATGAATCTCCCCATTCCGAATCCTACGCCGGAGCAGGCTGCTGCCAGCGCAGCACTTGAGAACAGCCGTCGGCAGTACGCTCTCAAGGATCGCGCTAAGCTGCTCATTTTGCGTCAGCCCGACGTTGTGATGGCAGCGCGCGATGGCGAACCTCCACTGGCCGATCCCAAGCCAACGCTGGCGCCACAGATCACCAAACAACTCACCCAGGACTTTAATAGTGCGATGAACCCCGGCGCCGCGCCGGCTCCAGATGCTGCTAAGCCCGTCACAACGGACACTCCGACAGCTGCGGCCAGTGAATCTCCCTCAACTCCCGCTGCTCCCCTGCAACTGCAGGAGGTTCCAGCTGCTCCAACCGGCAGCACCTCATCTGCAGTGGTGATGACGAATGTGCCTGGAGCCACGACTGCGCCGGCAGCTGCGAGCGGAAGCAGCAACTCCATGGGCATCGAGATCGTATCGCCCTCCGCTAAGCCAGCCAGCAGCGACAATGGTGGCCTCAAGGCGGTTGGGCCAACGAACACGACTGCAATTCCTGCTATCGAAAAGCCCGCAGTTGCCCCCGATCAGGTAAATGACGTTCCCGCAGGATCGCAGCCGGCTGCACAGGCCGCTGGAGCGAAGAAAACCAACCCGAGCTTCGACAAGAGCGAAGAGTCTTCGAGCAAACATAAGAAGAAGAAGGGCCTATCCAAGCTCAATCCGTTCTAG
- the rpe gene encoding ribulose-phosphate 3-epimerase: MIELAFSILASDFAHLADEVAAAERGGGTIVHVDVMDGHFVPNITFGPPMVQALRPITKLPLDCHLMIDNPDAFIPEFAAAGANMISVHQEVCRHLHRTLQLIADHGVQPAVVINPATPVETLIEVLPMVHHVLVMSVNPGFGGQKFLPLALDKIAYLAELREALDLNFRIEVDGGIANDTVADVVEAGADMLVAGSAIFHSGSAEQNARKFLELARAVNAPSVAGKD; the protein is encoded by the coding sequence TTGATAGAACTGGCATTTTCGATACTGGCCTCTGACTTCGCGCATCTGGCCGACGAAGTAGCGGCAGCCGAGCGCGGAGGCGGAACAATCGTCCACGTGGACGTGATGGATGGCCATTTCGTACCAAATATCACCTTCGGCCCACCAATGGTGCAGGCGCTGCGCCCGATCACTAAGCTTCCACTCGATTGCCACCTGATGATCGACAATCCGGACGCCTTCATCCCCGAATTTGCCGCGGCCGGTGCAAACATGATCAGCGTGCACCAGGAGGTCTGCCGGCATTTGCACCGCACACTCCAACTCATCGCCGATCACGGCGTTCAACCCGCAGTGGTAATTAATCCAGCGACCCCGGTCGAAACCCTGATTGAAGTCCTCCCAATGGTGCACCATGTCCTGGTAATGAGTGTCAATCCCGGCTTCGGCGGCCAAAAATTTCTGCCGCTGGCTCTGGATAAAATCGCCTACCTAGCCGAACTTCGCGAAGCGCTCGACCTAAACTTCCGGATTGAGGTGGACGGTGGCATCGCTAACGATACGGTCGCCGATGTGGTCGAAGCAGGAGCGGATATGCTCGTGGCGGGCTCGGCGATCTTCCACTCGGGCAGCGCAGAGCAAAACGCCCGTAAGTTCCTGGAGCTGGCAAGGGCAGTCAATGCCCCAAGTGTGGCAGGAAAAGACTAG
- a CDS encoding excinuclease ABC subunit C, whose translation MATTFTFDHTIDFSPENADAILRTIPVLPGVFALRSPRPTDEPYLTRAADLRRRMRRLLNPPESQSKRLNLRDKVARIDYCITGSDFESSLVLYHAASTLFGHAEARRRLKLHTPTFLRFAIENPHPRVYATNRLTKRSLDNTYGPFPSRLAAERYCDAVLDLFKLRRCHEDLHPYPEHPGCVYGEMKKCLEPCKQACTFEQYDAETKAVKAFFDTQGESMLAAISADREQASAEMEFERAATLHAQWQKVKAAASQADEIVQPIPNLQAIIVQEAAIPEGQHADQAAIFLLKGGCLAGPERLSTLGVRAVKEQTSVGSSLFAQPLMLQAVPLEGEPVTPTESPEERAKTVLESLDTKIAPSTDLALLSDHLSLFRRWYYRPEKQRTGEIFLPNPDGTWPIRRILRGAARMVLGEPKQLPDIQREAAKEAKVRILHEGRPDVERAVPVVEKRSGKRK comes from the coding sequence GTGGCCACCACCTTCACCTTCGACCACACTATCGACTTCTCTCCCGAGAACGCCGACGCCATCCTCCGCACCATCCCAGTCCTCCCCGGCGTCTTCGCCCTCCGAAGCCCCCGCCCCACCGACGAGCCCTACCTCACGCGCGCCGCCGACCTCCGCCGCCGAATGCGCCGCCTCCTCAATCCACCCGAATCCCAGTCCAAACGCCTGAATCTAAGAGACAAAGTAGCCCGCATCGACTACTGCATCACCGGCTCCGACTTCGAGTCCTCCCTCGTCCTCTACCACGCCGCCTCCACCCTCTTCGGCCACGCCGAAGCCCGCCGCCGCCTCAAACTCCACACCCCCACCTTCCTCCGCTTCGCGATCGAGAACCCCCACCCCCGCGTCTACGCCACCAACCGCCTCACCAAGCGCTCATTAGACAACACTTACGGCCCCTTCCCCTCCCGCCTCGCCGCCGAACGCTACTGTGATGCCGTCCTCGACCTCTTCAAACTCCGCCGCTGCCACGAAGACCTCCACCCCTACCCCGAACACCCCGGCTGCGTCTACGGCGAGATGAAAAAATGCCTCGAGCCCTGCAAACAAGCCTGCACATTCGAGCAGTACGACGCAGAAACCAAAGCAGTTAAAGCCTTTTTCGACACTCAGGGCGAAAGCATGCTGGCCGCCATCAGCGCCGACCGCGAACAAGCCTCCGCCGAGATGGAATTCGAAAGAGCCGCCACCCTCCACGCTCAATGGCAAAAAGTAAAAGCAGCCGCATCCCAAGCCGACGAGATCGTGCAACCCATCCCGAATCTGCAAGCCATAATCGTCCAGGAAGCCGCCATCCCCGAAGGACAACACGCCGACCAAGCCGCAATTTTCCTGCTAAAAGGCGGCTGCCTTGCCGGCCCCGAACGACTCTCAACACTAGGAGTACGCGCGGTCAAAGAGCAGACCAGCGTAGGCAGTTCACTGTTCGCCCAGCCCCTAATGCTGCAAGCTGTGCCACTGGAGGGAGAACCAGTAACGCCGACTGAATCGCCAGAAGAGCGCGCCAAAACCGTTCTCGAAAGCCTCGATACAAAAATCGCCCCATCCACTGACCTGGCCCTGTTGAGTGACCATCTCTCCCTGTTTCGCCGCTGGTATTACCGCCCCGAGAAACAGCGAACAGGCGAGATCTTCCTACCAAATCCCGACGGCACATGGCCAATTCGCCGCATTCTGCGCGGAGCAGCCCGGATGGTTCTGGGAGAACCCAAACAATTGCCCGACATCCAGCGCGAGGCCGCCAAAGAGGCCAAAGTACGTATCCTCCACGAAGGCCGTCCCGACGTCGAACGCGCCGTCCCCGTTGTGGAAAAGCGCTCTGGCAAACGAAAGTGA
- a CDS encoding PadR family transcriptional regulator, which produces MLGEFEYVLLTAAAGLGDKAYGAAMREEIEATTGRKCSLGALYTTIDRLEAKGLVTTWMSDATPQRGGRAKRMVRVTAKGVEEAKEFYDAVMRVSRGASWVVGKTGRA; this is translated from the coding sequence ATGCTTGGTGAATTCGAATACGTGTTGCTTACGGCGGCTGCCGGACTTGGAGACAAGGCTTATGGGGCTGCGATGCGGGAGGAGATCGAGGCGACGACCGGGAGGAAGTGCTCGCTTGGGGCGCTGTATACGACGATCGATCGGTTGGAGGCTAAGGGGCTGGTGACGACGTGGATGAGCGATGCGACTCCGCAGCGGGGTGGGCGGGCGAAGCGGATGGTTCGCGTGACGGCGAAGGGCGTCGAGGAGGCGAAGGAGTTTTATGACGCAGTGATGCGGGTGAGCCGCGGAGCTTCGTGGGTTGTGGGTAAGACGGGGAGGGCGTGA
- a CDS encoding alpha/beta hydrolase, with amino-acid sequence MAEAKRQTIIAVIVAVVACLGLSVMPLWGQAVGSRVVEREIQSKNFAQNKIGTSAVRKLVVYLPAGYDGAGSDGTKRYPVIYFLPNPLVGYRDLFDKNGAQALFDRAVAAHAIGGFVFVSVDMTTPLGSSWYVNSPVTGNWEDFVVQELVPYMDANFRTLAARDSRGIAGDFMGGYGAIRFGMKHPEVFGSVYALHPVGTGSGVQVMYSRPNWDLLANATSLDDVKKDGFSTIFTSIFQAHLPDVDRPPLFIDLQAHKVGDRLVIDTKVTERLRENFFIESMVPRYADNLKSLRGFKFDWSRNDTNMDHIYSNQALTHKLNEFGVPHEAEEYNGSWGDGVWGKNGRMAAEVLPFFERCLVF; translated from the coding sequence ATGGCAGAGGCGAAGAGGCAGACGATTATTGCGGTGATCGTGGCGGTTGTGGCTTGTCTCGGTTTGTCGGTGATGCCTTTGTGGGGACAGGCGGTGGGGAGCCGGGTGGTGGAGCGCGAGATACAGTCGAAGAACTTTGCTCAGAATAAGATCGGGACGAGTGCGGTGCGGAAGCTGGTGGTGTATCTGCCTGCGGGTTATGACGGGGCTGGGAGTGATGGGACGAAGCGGTATCCGGTGATTTATTTTTTGCCTAATCCCCTTGTGGGCTATCGGGATTTGTTCGATAAGAATGGGGCGCAGGCGTTGTTTGATCGTGCGGTGGCGGCGCATGCGATTGGCGGGTTCGTCTTTGTGTCAGTGGATATGACTACGCCGCTGGGAAGCTCGTGGTATGTGAACTCTCCTGTGACGGGGAACTGGGAAGACTTTGTGGTGCAGGAGTTGGTGCCCTACATGGATGCGAACTTCCGGACGCTGGCTGCGCGGGATTCGCGGGGGATTGCGGGGGATTTCATGGGCGGGTATGGGGCGATCCGGTTTGGGATGAAACATCCGGAGGTGTTTGGGTCGGTGTATGCGCTGCATCCGGTAGGGACGGGGTCGGGGGTGCAGGTGATGTATTCACGGCCGAACTGGGATCTGCTGGCAAATGCGACGTCGCTAGATGATGTGAAGAAGGATGGGTTTTCGACGATTTTTACGAGTATCTTTCAGGCGCATTTGCCGGATGTGGACAGGCCTCCACTGTTTATTGATTTGCAGGCGCATAAGGTGGGGGATCGGCTGGTGATCGATACGAAGGTGACGGAGCGGCTGCGGGAGAACTTCTTTATTGAGTCGATGGTTCCGAGGTATGCGGATAATTTGAAGTCGCTGCGGGGGTTCAAGTTTGATTGGTCGCGGAACGATACGAATATGGACCATATTTACTCGAACCAGGCGCTGACGCATAAGCTGAATGAGTTTGGGGTTCCGCATGAGGCGGAGGAGTACAACGGGTCGTGGGGGGATGGGGTTTGGGGGAAGAATGGTCGGATGGCTGCGGAGGTGTTGCCGTTTTTTGAGAGGTGTTTGGTGTTTTGA
- a CDS encoding DUF3592 domain-containing protein, with amino-acid sequence MLTEQLYKWRGIDKWPTVTATVTSTEIVSEGGRGGRTMNIFFSYSTPDGSIESGKFFVNDNSSLYGLAIADTFDIQFDPRKPSHYYSLESKPLSSDIRLAITAIGLIFFIYVIIVQFFSRSK; translated from the coding sequence ATGCTCACAGAACAACTCTACAAATGGCGAGGCATCGACAAATGGCCCACTGTCACGGCAACAGTCACTTCAACCGAAATCGTATCGGAGGGAGGGCGTGGCGGCCGAACGATGAACATCTTCTTCTCCTACTCAACCCCAGATGGCTCCATCGAGAGCGGAAAGTTTTTCGTTAATGACAACTCCTCGTTATACGGCTTAGCAATTGCCGACACCTTCGACATTCAATTCGACCCTCGAAAGCCTTCACATTACTATTCTCTCGAATCCAAGCCGCTTTCGTCCGACATTCGGCTCGCCATCACGGCCATCGGTCTCATCTTCTTTATCTACGTGATCATCGTGCAATTTTTCTCAAGAAGTAAATAG